The Solea senegalensis isolate Sse05_10M linkage group LG9, IFAPA_SoseM_1, whole genome shotgun sequence genome has a segment encoding these proteins:
- the tax1bp1b gene encoding tax1-binding protein 1 homolog B isoform X1, producing MALFLDGTLSSNNMDTSNFAHVIFQNVGKSYLPHAALECHYTLTQFINPNPKDWVGIFKVGWSTARDYYTFLWSPLPENYVEGTAVNRTVVFQGYYVPNDDGEFYQFCYVTHKGEIRGASTPFQFRANSPSEDELLTVEDECNSDILVVTTKAGFLEQKVEEAQREKDELVRNIALLQQEKEQLEAEKESLQKECEQEKETCGQLRRENQEVQNSSQALQEEKEEVKRRLEEATARVIQLEEDLIGVTQKGLQKETELDSLKDRVKKLTAEKEALESHLKNEKDEKELYKIHLKNRELENTKLSAELQMLKSVDVNKENTIAQFKDEVGRLQTCLTEKEKQYREILAKVSPLGDMKALKEQLRQKEEQLQANQQQSSLLAAELRDASRARDRTMSELYHMKLEADALRQAKADVEAQCVHLEHLVEQMKAEAKQEAAKAEEEAAADPAVVAELQREVEDLKMRLHMAAEHYKEKYKECQRLQKQVLKLSEQQGELKRSSTQEASTVPASGSPDTSVPGSPGSADPMLEAIIQEKLKGISREASDRNDKYRKCKQMLVEEKERSGMLADELAKIEVKFKEQFKINENLKLQLAAEEDRYKSQVAEKGRELKEMKDTLALVLKEKEKLEGELQKGSCSRKGDPGFGEKSSSESNQLSVPLFLQYAVPYAQDAPTPLLVSQSPSKLQFGNPYSMSDSKGLNCLPADEADEEFSDDQLLRLPPVGPPSWDSNVVCIQPTRNHSRPEGHEESEEKPNNNNGNTNEQTAATEAHSPFVNDGQTTFCFDPSMDMKRCPLCEVIFPPNYDQSKFEEHVESHWKICPMCSEQFPLDCDQKVFENHVLTHFDGHTLNFD from the exons ATGGCACTGTTCCTGGACGGAACCTTATCAAGCAACAACATGGACACATCAAACTTTGCCCACGTCATCTTCCAAAATGTGGGCAAGAGTTACCTGCCACATGCTGCCCTGGAGTGTCACTATACTCTGACACAGTTCATCAACCCAAATCCAAAGGACTGGGTTGGCATATTCAAG GTTGGTTGGAGCACAGCGAGGGACTATTACACATTCTTGTGGTCGCCACTTCCTGAGAACTATGTGGAGGGTACAGCAGTCAACAGAACTGTGGTCTTTCAGG GGTATTACGTTCCCAACGATGACGGTGAGTTCTACCAGTTCTGTTATGTAACCCACAAAGGTGAGATTCGTGGAGCAAGCACACCCTTCCAGTTTCGGGCCAACAGCCCTTCAGAGGACGAGCTGCTGACTGTGGAGGATGAATGCAATTCTGATATTCTGGTGGTCACCACCAAGGCTGGCTTCCTTGAG cAAAAGGTGGAGGAagctcagagagagaaagatgagcTGGTCAGAAACATAGCTCTCCTGCAGCAGGAAAAGGAGCAGCTGGAAGCTGAAAAGGAGAGTCTGCAGAAAGAGTGTGAGCAGGAGAAAGAGACGTGTGGCCAGCTGAGAAGAGAGAACCAA GAGGTGCAGAATTCTTCCCAGgccctgcaggaggagaaagaggaggtaAAGAGGAGACTGGAGGAAGCCACAGCCAGAGTCATCCAGCTGGAGGAGGATCTGATTGGAGTCACTCAGAAGGGCTTACAAAAGGAAACTGAGCTGGACAG TCTCAAAGACAGAGTGAAGAAACTTACAGCAGAGAAGGAGGCACTCGAGTCTCATCTCAAGAATGAGAAAGATGAGAAGGAACTTTACAAG ATTCACCTGAAAAATCGGGAGCTGGAGAACACCAAGCTGAGTGCAGAGCTGCAGATGTTGAAGTCAGTGGATGTAAACAAGGAAAACACCATTGCCCAGTTTAAAGACGAGGTGGGACGCCTGCAGACGTGCCTCACTGAGAAGGAGAAGCAGTACAGAGAGATCCTCGCAAAAGTTTCTCCCTTG GGGGATATGAAGGCCCTGAAGGAGCAGCTGCGGCAGAAGGAGGAACAGCTCCAAGCGAACCAGCAGCAGTCCTCCCTGTTAGCTGCTGAGTTGCGGGATGCCTCTAGGGCTCGTGACCGAACCATGTCTGAACTCTACCACATGAAACTGGAGGCCGATGCACTTCGGCAGGCCAAGGCTGACGTTGAAGCCCAGTGCGTCCACCTAGAGCACCTGGTGGAGCAGATGAAGGCAGAGGCGAAGCAGGAAGCA gccaaagcagaggaggaagctGCTGCAGACCCAGCTGTTGTTGCAGAGCTCcagagagaggtggaggacCTGAAAATGCGGCTGCACATGGCTGCTGAACACTATAAGGAGAAATACAAGGAATGTCAGCGACTGCAAAAACAAGTGCTTAAGCTCTCTGAGCAGCAAGGG GAGCTGAAGAGGAGCTCAACACAAGAGGCCTCAACTGTCCCTGCATCTGGGAGTCCAGACACATCAGTGCCAG GGAGTCCAGGCTCTGCTGATCCCATGCTGGAAGCCATCATCCAGGAGAAGCTCAAAGGCATCAGCAGAGAGGCGTCTGACAGAAATGACAAGTACAGAAAATGCAAGCAGATGCTGGTT GAGGAGAAGGAGCGTAGCGGCATGTTAGCTGATGAGCTGGCCAAAATTGAGGTGAAATTTAAGGAGCAGTTTAAGATCAACGAAAACCTGAAGCTGCAGCTGGCAGCAGAGGAAGATCGCTACAAG aGTCAGGTTGCTGAAAAGGGACGGGAGCTGAAGGAAATGAAGGACACACTAGCACTTGTTttgaaggagaaggaaaaactgGAAGGG gaGCTCCAGAagggcagctgcagcaggaagggAGATCCGGGGTTTGGAGAGAAAAGCAGCTCAGAGAGCAACCAGCTCAGTGTGCCTTTATTCCTGCAGTACGCCGTCCCGTACGCTCAGGATGCTCCCACACCACTCCTGGTCTCTCAGAGCCCCAGCAAGCTGCAGTTTGGAAACCCTTACTCCATGTCAGACTCAAAAG GCCTGAATTGTCTCCCTGCAGATGAGGCAGATGAGGAGTTTTCAGATGACCAGCTGCTCAGGCTGCCCCCTGTAGGCCCACCCTCTTGGGACAGCAATGTAGTGTGTATCCAACCCACCCGCAACCACAGTCGCCCAGAGGGCCATGAGGAGTCTGAGGAAaagccaaacaacaacaat gGTAATACCAATGAACAGACCGCAGCAACTGAAGCTCACAGCCCATTTGTGAATGATGGACAAACAACCTTCTGCTTTGATCCCAG CATGGACATGAAACGGTGTCCGCTGTGTGAGGTCATCTTCCCGCCCAACTACGACCAGAGCAAGTTCGAGGAGCACGTGGAGAGCCACTGGAAGATCTGCCCAATGTGCAGCGAGCAGTTCCCGCTGGACTGCGACCAGAAGGTGTTTGAGAATCACGTGCTCACTCACTTCGACGGCCACACGCTCAACTTTGATTAG
- the jazf1b gene encoding juxtaposed with another zinc finger protein 1b: MTGIAAASFFSNACRFGGCGLHFDSLAELIVHIEDSHIDTDPRLLEKQEQQQPTYVALSYINRFMTDAARREHDALKKKVQPKLSLSLTGSLSRSSVSTPPRHTSGNLTPPVTPPITPSSSFRSSTPTGSECDEEEVDFQESDSDESWTTESAISSESILSSMCMNGGDEKPFACPVPGCKKRYKNVNGIKYHAKNGHRTQIRVRKPFKCRCGKSYKTSQGLRHHTINFHPPISADIIRKMQQ, from the exons ATGACAGGCATCGCCGCTGCTTCTTTCTTCTCCAATGCTTGCAGATTTGGCGGCTGCGGACTTCACTTCGACTCTCTGGCCGAGCTCATCGTGCACATCGAGGACAGTCACATCG ATACAGACCCTCGCCTTCTGgagaagcaggagcagcagcagccgacATATGTTGCCCTTAGCTACATCAACAG GTTCATGACAGATGCTGCGCGGCGAGAACACGATGCCCTGAAGAAGAAGGTGCAGCCCAAgttgtctctttctctgacaGGCAGTCTGTCCCGCAGCAGTGTCTCCACGCCACCGCGCCACACCAGTGGAAACCTCACGCCTCCCGTCACCCCTCCCATCacgccttcctcctccttccgcAGCAGCACACCCACAG GTAGCGAGTGTGACGAAGAGGAGGTGGACTTTCAGGAGTCTGACAGTGATGAATCGTGGACCACAGAGAGCGCCATCAGCTCTGAGTCCATCCTCAGTTCCATGTGCATGAACGGAGGAGACGAGAAGCCTTTTGCGTGCCCCGTCCCAGGCTGTAAAAAGAGATACAAG AATGTGAACGGGATCAAGTATCATGCCAAGAACGGCCACCGGACCCAGATAAGGGTGCGCAAACCCTTCAAGTGCCGGTGTGGGAAGAGCTACAAAACGTCTCAGGGTCTCCGCCACCACACCATTAACTTCCACCCGCCCATCTCTGCTGACATCATCCGTAAGATGCAGCAGTAG
- the tax1bp1b gene encoding tax1-binding protein 1 homolog B isoform X3 produces MALFLDGTLSSNNMDTSNFAHVIFQNVGKSYLPHAALECHYTLTQFINPNPKDWVGIFKVGWSTARDYYTFLWSPLPENYVEGTAVNRTVVFQGYYVPNDDGEFYQFCYVTHKGEIRGASTPFQFRANSPSEDELLTVEDECNSDILVVTTKAGFLEQKVEEAQREKDELVRNIALLQQEKEQLEAEKESLQKECEQEKETCGQLRRENQEVQNSSQALQEEKEEVKRRLEEATARVIQLEEDLIGVTQKGLQKETELDSLKDRVKKLTAEKEALESHLKNEKDEKELYKIHLKNRELENTKLSAELQMLKSVDVNKENTIAQFKDEVGRLQTCLTEKEKQYREILAKVSPLGDMKALKEQLRQKEEQLQANQQQSSLLAAELRDASRARDRTMSELYHMKLEADALRQAKADVEAQCVHLEHLVEQMKAEAKQEAAKAEEEAAADPAVVAELQREVEDLKMRLHMAAEHYKEKYKECQRLQKQVLKLSEQQGELKRSSTQEASTVPASGSPDTSVPGSPGSADPMLEAIIQEKLKGISREASDRNDKYRKCKQMLVEEKERSGMLADELAKIEVKFKEQFKINENLKLQLAAEEDRYKELQKGSCSRKGDPGFGEKSSSESNQLSVPLFLQYAVPYAQDAPTPLLVSQSPSKLQFGNPYSMSDSKGLNCLPADEADEEFSDDQLLRLPPVGPPSWDSNVVCIQPTRNHSRPEGHEESEEKPNNNNGNTNEQTAATEAHSPFVNDGQTTFCFDPSMDMKRCPLCEVIFPPNYDQSKFEEHVESHWKICPMCSEQFPLDCDQKVFENHVLTHFDGHTLNFD; encoded by the exons ATGGCACTGTTCCTGGACGGAACCTTATCAAGCAACAACATGGACACATCAAACTTTGCCCACGTCATCTTCCAAAATGTGGGCAAGAGTTACCTGCCACATGCTGCCCTGGAGTGTCACTATACTCTGACACAGTTCATCAACCCAAATCCAAAGGACTGGGTTGGCATATTCAAG GTTGGTTGGAGCACAGCGAGGGACTATTACACATTCTTGTGGTCGCCACTTCCTGAGAACTATGTGGAGGGTACAGCAGTCAACAGAACTGTGGTCTTTCAGG GGTATTACGTTCCCAACGATGACGGTGAGTTCTACCAGTTCTGTTATGTAACCCACAAAGGTGAGATTCGTGGAGCAAGCACACCCTTCCAGTTTCGGGCCAACAGCCCTTCAGAGGACGAGCTGCTGACTGTGGAGGATGAATGCAATTCTGATATTCTGGTGGTCACCACCAAGGCTGGCTTCCTTGAG cAAAAGGTGGAGGAagctcagagagagaaagatgagcTGGTCAGAAACATAGCTCTCCTGCAGCAGGAAAAGGAGCAGCTGGAAGCTGAAAAGGAGAGTCTGCAGAAAGAGTGTGAGCAGGAGAAAGAGACGTGTGGCCAGCTGAGAAGAGAGAACCAA GAGGTGCAGAATTCTTCCCAGgccctgcaggaggagaaagaggaggtaAAGAGGAGACTGGAGGAAGCCACAGCCAGAGTCATCCAGCTGGAGGAGGATCTGATTGGAGTCACTCAGAAGGGCTTACAAAAGGAAACTGAGCTGGACAG TCTCAAAGACAGAGTGAAGAAACTTACAGCAGAGAAGGAGGCACTCGAGTCTCATCTCAAGAATGAGAAAGATGAGAAGGAACTTTACAAG ATTCACCTGAAAAATCGGGAGCTGGAGAACACCAAGCTGAGTGCAGAGCTGCAGATGTTGAAGTCAGTGGATGTAAACAAGGAAAACACCATTGCCCAGTTTAAAGACGAGGTGGGACGCCTGCAGACGTGCCTCACTGAGAAGGAGAAGCAGTACAGAGAGATCCTCGCAAAAGTTTCTCCCTTG GGGGATATGAAGGCCCTGAAGGAGCAGCTGCGGCAGAAGGAGGAACAGCTCCAAGCGAACCAGCAGCAGTCCTCCCTGTTAGCTGCTGAGTTGCGGGATGCCTCTAGGGCTCGTGACCGAACCATGTCTGAACTCTACCACATGAAACTGGAGGCCGATGCACTTCGGCAGGCCAAGGCTGACGTTGAAGCCCAGTGCGTCCACCTAGAGCACCTGGTGGAGCAGATGAAGGCAGAGGCGAAGCAGGAAGCA gccaaagcagaggaggaagctGCTGCAGACCCAGCTGTTGTTGCAGAGCTCcagagagaggtggaggacCTGAAAATGCGGCTGCACATGGCTGCTGAACACTATAAGGAGAAATACAAGGAATGTCAGCGACTGCAAAAACAAGTGCTTAAGCTCTCTGAGCAGCAAGGG GAGCTGAAGAGGAGCTCAACACAAGAGGCCTCAACTGTCCCTGCATCTGGGAGTCCAGACACATCAGTGCCAG GGAGTCCAGGCTCTGCTGATCCCATGCTGGAAGCCATCATCCAGGAGAAGCTCAAAGGCATCAGCAGAGAGGCGTCTGACAGAAATGACAAGTACAGAAAATGCAAGCAGATGCTGGTT GAGGAGAAGGAGCGTAGCGGCATGTTAGCTGATGAGCTGGCCAAAATTGAGGTGAAATTTAAGGAGCAGTTTAAGATCAACGAAAACCTGAAGCTGCAGCTGGCAGCAGAGGAAGATCGCTACAAG gaGCTCCAGAagggcagctgcagcaggaagggAGATCCGGGGTTTGGAGAGAAAAGCAGCTCAGAGAGCAACCAGCTCAGTGTGCCTTTATTCCTGCAGTACGCCGTCCCGTACGCTCAGGATGCTCCCACACCACTCCTGGTCTCTCAGAGCCCCAGCAAGCTGCAGTTTGGAAACCCTTACTCCATGTCAGACTCAAAAG GCCTGAATTGTCTCCCTGCAGATGAGGCAGATGAGGAGTTTTCAGATGACCAGCTGCTCAGGCTGCCCCCTGTAGGCCCACCCTCTTGGGACAGCAATGTAGTGTGTATCCAACCCACCCGCAACCACAGTCGCCCAGAGGGCCATGAGGAGTCTGAGGAAaagccaaacaacaacaat gGTAATACCAATGAACAGACCGCAGCAACTGAAGCTCACAGCCCATTTGTGAATGATGGACAAACAACCTTCTGCTTTGATCCCAG CATGGACATGAAACGGTGTCCGCTGTGTGAGGTCATCTTCCCGCCCAACTACGACCAGAGCAAGTTCGAGGAGCACGTGGAGAGCCACTGGAAGATCTGCCCAATGTGCAGCGAGCAGTTCCCGCTGGACTGCGACCAGAAGGTGTTTGAGAATCACGTGCTCACTCACTTCGACGGCCACACGCTCAACTTTGATTAG
- the tax1bp1b gene encoding tax1-binding protein 1 homolog B isoform X4, whose translation MALFLDGTLSSNNMDTSNFAHVIFQNVGKSYLPHAALECHYTLTQFINPNPKDWVGIFKVGWSTARDYYTFLWSPLPENYVEGTAVNRTVVFQGYYVPNDDGEFYQFCYVTHKGEIRGASTPFQFRANSPSEDELLTVEDECNSDILVVTTKAGFLEQKVEEAQREKDELVRNIALLQQEKEQLEAEKESLQKECEQEKETCGQLRRENQEVQNSSQALQEEKEEVKRRLEEATARVIQLEEDLIGVTQKGLQKETELDSLKDRVKKLTAEKEALESHLKNEKDEKELYKIHLKNRELENTKLSAELQMLKSVDVNKENTIAQFKDEVGRLQTCLTEKEKQYREILAKVSPLGDMKALKEQLRQKEEQLQANQQQSSLLAAELRDASRARDRTMSELYHMKLEADALRQAKADVEAQCVHLEHLVEQMKAEAKQEAAKAEEEAAADPAVVAELQREVEDLKMRLHMAAEHYKEKYKECQRLQKQVLKLSEQQGELKRSSTQEASTVPASGSPDTSVPGSPGSADPMLEAIIQEKLKGISREASDRNDKYRKCKQMLVEEKERSGMLADELAKIEVKFKEQFKINENLKLQLAAEEDRYKELQKGSCSRKGDPGFGEKSSSESNQLSVPLFLQYAVPYAQDAPTPLLVSQSPSKLQFGNPYSMSDSKDEADEEFSDDQLLRLPPVGPPSWDSNVVCIQPTRNHSRPEGHEESEEKPNNNNGNTNEQTAATEAHSPFVNDGQTTFCFDPSMDMKRCPLCEVIFPPNYDQSKFEEHVESHWKICPMCSEQFPLDCDQKVFENHVLTHFDGHTLNFD comes from the exons ATGGCACTGTTCCTGGACGGAACCTTATCAAGCAACAACATGGACACATCAAACTTTGCCCACGTCATCTTCCAAAATGTGGGCAAGAGTTACCTGCCACATGCTGCCCTGGAGTGTCACTATACTCTGACACAGTTCATCAACCCAAATCCAAAGGACTGGGTTGGCATATTCAAG GTTGGTTGGAGCACAGCGAGGGACTATTACACATTCTTGTGGTCGCCACTTCCTGAGAACTATGTGGAGGGTACAGCAGTCAACAGAACTGTGGTCTTTCAGG GGTATTACGTTCCCAACGATGACGGTGAGTTCTACCAGTTCTGTTATGTAACCCACAAAGGTGAGATTCGTGGAGCAAGCACACCCTTCCAGTTTCGGGCCAACAGCCCTTCAGAGGACGAGCTGCTGACTGTGGAGGATGAATGCAATTCTGATATTCTGGTGGTCACCACCAAGGCTGGCTTCCTTGAG cAAAAGGTGGAGGAagctcagagagagaaagatgagcTGGTCAGAAACATAGCTCTCCTGCAGCAGGAAAAGGAGCAGCTGGAAGCTGAAAAGGAGAGTCTGCAGAAAGAGTGTGAGCAGGAGAAAGAGACGTGTGGCCAGCTGAGAAGAGAGAACCAA GAGGTGCAGAATTCTTCCCAGgccctgcaggaggagaaagaggaggtaAAGAGGAGACTGGAGGAAGCCACAGCCAGAGTCATCCAGCTGGAGGAGGATCTGATTGGAGTCACTCAGAAGGGCTTACAAAAGGAAACTGAGCTGGACAG TCTCAAAGACAGAGTGAAGAAACTTACAGCAGAGAAGGAGGCACTCGAGTCTCATCTCAAGAATGAGAAAGATGAGAAGGAACTTTACAAG ATTCACCTGAAAAATCGGGAGCTGGAGAACACCAAGCTGAGTGCAGAGCTGCAGATGTTGAAGTCAGTGGATGTAAACAAGGAAAACACCATTGCCCAGTTTAAAGACGAGGTGGGACGCCTGCAGACGTGCCTCACTGAGAAGGAGAAGCAGTACAGAGAGATCCTCGCAAAAGTTTCTCCCTTG GGGGATATGAAGGCCCTGAAGGAGCAGCTGCGGCAGAAGGAGGAACAGCTCCAAGCGAACCAGCAGCAGTCCTCCCTGTTAGCTGCTGAGTTGCGGGATGCCTCTAGGGCTCGTGACCGAACCATGTCTGAACTCTACCACATGAAACTGGAGGCCGATGCACTTCGGCAGGCCAAGGCTGACGTTGAAGCCCAGTGCGTCCACCTAGAGCACCTGGTGGAGCAGATGAAGGCAGAGGCGAAGCAGGAAGCA gccaaagcagaggaggaagctGCTGCAGACCCAGCTGTTGTTGCAGAGCTCcagagagaggtggaggacCTGAAAATGCGGCTGCACATGGCTGCTGAACACTATAAGGAGAAATACAAGGAATGTCAGCGACTGCAAAAACAAGTGCTTAAGCTCTCTGAGCAGCAAGGG GAGCTGAAGAGGAGCTCAACACAAGAGGCCTCAACTGTCCCTGCATCTGGGAGTCCAGACACATCAGTGCCAG GGAGTCCAGGCTCTGCTGATCCCATGCTGGAAGCCATCATCCAGGAGAAGCTCAAAGGCATCAGCAGAGAGGCGTCTGACAGAAATGACAAGTACAGAAAATGCAAGCAGATGCTGGTT GAGGAGAAGGAGCGTAGCGGCATGTTAGCTGATGAGCTGGCCAAAATTGAGGTGAAATTTAAGGAGCAGTTTAAGATCAACGAAAACCTGAAGCTGCAGCTGGCAGCAGAGGAAGATCGCTACAAG gaGCTCCAGAagggcagctgcagcaggaagggAGATCCGGGGTTTGGAGAGAAAAGCAGCTCAGAGAGCAACCAGCTCAGTGTGCCTTTATTCCTGCAGTACGCCGTCCCGTACGCTCAGGATGCTCCCACACCACTCCTGGTCTCTCAGAGCCCCAGCAAGCTGCAGTTTGGAAACCCTTACTCCATGTCAGACTCAAAAG ATGAGGCAGATGAGGAGTTTTCAGATGACCAGCTGCTCAGGCTGCCCCCTGTAGGCCCACCCTCTTGGGACAGCAATGTAGTGTGTATCCAACCCACCCGCAACCACAGTCGCCCAGAGGGCCATGAGGAGTCTGAGGAAaagccaaacaacaacaat gGTAATACCAATGAACAGACCGCAGCAACTGAAGCTCACAGCCCATTTGTGAATGATGGACAAACAACCTTCTGCTTTGATCCCAG CATGGACATGAAACGGTGTCCGCTGTGTGAGGTCATCTTCCCGCCCAACTACGACCAGAGCAAGTTCGAGGAGCACGTGGAGAGCCACTGGAAGATCTGCCCAATGTGCAGCGAGCAGTTCCCGCTGGACTGCGACCAGAAGGTGTTTGAGAATCACGTGCTCACTCACTTCGACGGCCACACGCTCAACTTTGATTAG
- the tax1bp1b gene encoding tax1-binding protein 1 homolog B isoform X2: protein MALFLDGTLSSNNMDTSNFAHVIFQNVGKSYLPHAALECHYTLTQFINPNPKDWVGIFKVGWSTARDYYTFLWSPLPENYVEGTAVNRTVVFQGYYVPNDDGEFYQFCYVTHKGEIRGASTPFQFRANSPSEDELLTVEDECNSDILVVTTKAGFLEQKVEEAQREKDELVRNIALLQQEKEQLEAEKESLQKECEQEKETCGQLRRENQEVQNSSQALQEEKEEVKRRLEEATARVIQLEEDLIGVTQKGLQKETELDSLKDRVKKLTAEKEALESHLKNEKDEKELYKIHLKNRELENTKLSAELQMLKSVDVNKENTIAQFKDEVGRLQTCLTEKEKQYREILAKVSPLGDMKALKEQLRQKEEQLQANQQQSSLLAAELRDASRARDRTMSELYHMKLEADALRQAKADVEAQCVHLEHLVEQMKAEAKQEAAKAEEEAAADPAVVAELQREVEDLKMRLHMAAEHYKEKYKECQRLQKQVLKLSEQQGELKRSSTQEASTVPASGSPDTSVPGSPGSADPMLEAIIQEKLKGISREASDRNDKYRKCKQMLVEEKERSGMLADELAKIEVKFKEQFKINENLKLQLAAEEDRYKSQVAEKGRELKEMKDTLALVLKEKEKLEGELQKGSCSRKGDPGFGEKSSSESNQLSVPLFLQYAVPYAQDAPTPLLVSQSPSKLQFGNPYSMSDSKDEADEEFSDDQLLRLPPVGPPSWDSNVVCIQPTRNHSRPEGHEESEEKPNNNNGNTNEQTAATEAHSPFVNDGQTTFCFDPSMDMKRCPLCEVIFPPNYDQSKFEEHVESHWKICPMCSEQFPLDCDQKVFENHVLTHFDGHTLNFD from the exons ATGGCACTGTTCCTGGACGGAACCTTATCAAGCAACAACATGGACACATCAAACTTTGCCCACGTCATCTTCCAAAATGTGGGCAAGAGTTACCTGCCACATGCTGCCCTGGAGTGTCACTATACTCTGACACAGTTCATCAACCCAAATCCAAAGGACTGGGTTGGCATATTCAAG GTTGGTTGGAGCACAGCGAGGGACTATTACACATTCTTGTGGTCGCCACTTCCTGAGAACTATGTGGAGGGTACAGCAGTCAACAGAACTGTGGTCTTTCAGG GGTATTACGTTCCCAACGATGACGGTGAGTTCTACCAGTTCTGTTATGTAACCCACAAAGGTGAGATTCGTGGAGCAAGCACACCCTTCCAGTTTCGGGCCAACAGCCCTTCAGAGGACGAGCTGCTGACTGTGGAGGATGAATGCAATTCTGATATTCTGGTGGTCACCACCAAGGCTGGCTTCCTTGAG cAAAAGGTGGAGGAagctcagagagagaaagatgagcTGGTCAGAAACATAGCTCTCCTGCAGCAGGAAAAGGAGCAGCTGGAAGCTGAAAAGGAGAGTCTGCAGAAAGAGTGTGAGCAGGAGAAAGAGACGTGTGGCCAGCTGAGAAGAGAGAACCAA GAGGTGCAGAATTCTTCCCAGgccctgcaggaggagaaagaggaggtaAAGAGGAGACTGGAGGAAGCCACAGCCAGAGTCATCCAGCTGGAGGAGGATCTGATTGGAGTCACTCAGAAGGGCTTACAAAAGGAAACTGAGCTGGACAG TCTCAAAGACAGAGTGAAGAAACTTACAGCAGAGAAGGAGGCACTCGAGTCTCATCTCAAGAATGAGAAAGATGAGAAGGAACTTTACAAG ATTCACCTGAAAAATCGGGAGCTGGAGAACACCAAGCTGAGTGCAGAGCTGCAGATGTTGAAGTCAGTGGATGTAAACAAGGAAAACACCATTGCCCAGTTTAAAGACGAGGTGGGACGCCTGCAGACGTGCCTCACTGAGAAGGAGAAGCAGTACAGAGAGATCCTCGCAAAAGTTTCTCCCTTG GGGGATATGAAGGCCCTGAAGGAGCAGCTGCGGCAGAAGGAGGAACAGCTCCAAGCGAACCAGCAGCAGTCCTCCCTGTTAGCTGCTGAGTTGCGGGATGCCTCTAGGGCTCGTGACCGAACCATGTCTGAACTCTACCACATGAAACTGGAGGCCGATGCACTTCGGCAGGCCAAGGCTGACGTTGAAGCCCAGTGCGTCCACCTAGAGCACCTGGTGGAGCAGATGAAGGCAGAGGCGAAGCAGGAAGCA gccaaagcagaggaggaagctGCTGCAGACCCAGCTGTTGTTGCAGAGCTCcagagagaggtggaggacCTGAAAATGCGGCTGCACATGGCTGCTGAACACTATAAGGAGAAATACAAGGAATGTCAGCGACTGCAAAAACAAGTGCTTAAGCTCTCTGAGCAGCAAGGG GAGCTGAAGAGGAGCTCAACACAAGAGGCCTCAACTGTCCCTGCATCTGGGAGTCCAGACACATCAGTGCCAG GGAGTCCAGGCTCTGCTGATCCCATGCTGGAAGCCATCATCCAGGAGAAGCTCAAAGGCATCAGCAGAGAGGCGTCTGACAGAAATGACAAGTACAGAAAATGCAAGCAGATGCTGGTT GAGGAGAAGGAGCGTAGCGGCATGTTAGCTGATGAGCTGGCCAAAATTGAGGTGAAATTTAAGGAGCAGTTTAAGATCAACGAAAACCTGAAGCTGCAGCTGGCAGCAGAGGAAGATCGCTACAAG aGTCAGGTTGCTGAAAAGGGACGGGAGCTGAAGGAAATGAAGGACACACTAGCACTTGTTttgaaggagaaggaaaaactgGAAGGG gaGCTCCAGAagggcagctgcagcaggaagggAGATCCGGGGTTTGGAGAGAAAAGCAGCTCAGAGAGCAACCAGCTCAGTGTGCCTTTATTCCTGCAGTACGCCGTCCCGTACGCTCAGGATGCTCCCACACCACTCCTGGTCTCTCAGAGCCCCAGCAAGCTGCAGTTTGGAAACCCTTACTCCATGTCAGACTCAAAAG ATGAGGCAGATGAGGAGTTTTCAGATGACCAGCTGCTCAGGCTGCCCCCTGTAGGCCCACCCTCTTGGGACAGCAATGTAGTGTGTATCCAACCCACCCGCAACCACAGTCGCCCAGAGGGCCATGAGGAGTCTGAGGAAaagccaaacaacaacaat gGTAATACCAATGAACAGACCGCAGCAACTGAAGCTCACAGCCCATTTGTGAATGATGGACAAACAACCTTCTGCTTTGATCCCAG CATGGACATGAAACGGTGTCCGCTGTGTGAGGTCATCTTCCCGCCCAACTACGACCAGAGCAAGTTCGAGGAGCACGTGGAGAGCCACTGGAAGATCTGCCCAATGTGCAGCGAGCAGTTCCCGCTGGACTGCGACCAGAAGGTGTTTGAGAATCACGTGCTCACTCACTTCGACGGCCACACGCTCAACTTTGATTAG